In the Enterococcus rotai genome, AAGTCAATCTCTTTTATGAGTACTTAACCCAAGGCCTGTTTAGCATTCAATTTTCACTTGATCCAGAGATGATTGTTTTGGGTGGCGGTGTTTCTGCTAAAGAAGGATTGTTAGATGAAATCAATCGTCGAATGAAAGAAAAACTAGCGCATTTTGAATTAAATGACTTTATCCCGCAAATCGTCACCTGTAAATACGAAAATGATGCCAATCTGATTGGAGCGGCCGCTAATTTTATCACGAGCCAAAAGAATAATGAATAATCGAATCGAAAACGTCGAATTGCTGATTGCAAGGAGACGTTTTTTTTACGAAAAAGAGAGAGTAAAATCTTGGATTATAAGTAACGGACGAATCTTAATAATTTGAATTATAGAAATTTTCTGAAAATTCATTGACATTTCTTTCGTTATTGATTATATTTGTATACATACTTCTTTAATAATTATATATGCGAAGAAAATTATCTGGCTTTACGAATTCATTCAGCTTTAAAATCATCTAGCTTTTTGTGCTAGCTCTTCGGGAAAAAGATAAAAACTGATTGTGGTAAAAAGCACCACATTCTGTTTTTCCTATTTTCCAGTCAGAGCTAATCAACACATCAAGCTTTAAAATCATCTAGCTTTTTGTGCTAGCTCTTCGGGAAAAAGATAAAAACTGATTGTGGCAAAAAGCACCACATTCTGTTTTTCCTATTTTCCAGTCAGAGCTAAACAACACAATCAGCTTTAAAATCAAGGGGGAAACAAAATGAAAAAATTTAGCTTTTTATTTGCTAGTCTATTTTTACTAGCAGCATGTGGTCCAACAGCTGGCGGAGGCGCAAGCGGGGGTGGAAATAAGGTTGAAGGCGATACAATCAAAATTGGCATGAACATGGAACTTTCTGGAGATGTTTCGGCGTATGGGAACGCTGAAAAAGAAGGAATCACATTAGCGGTTGAAGAAATCAACGAAGCCGGTGGCGTGTTAGGGAAAAAATTAGAATTGATCGAAAAAGACAACAAATCAGAAAATGGCGAAGCAACATCAGTCGCAGCCAACTTAACGGCAAAAGATAAAGTCGTTGCAGTAGTGGGTCCAGCAACATCTGGTGCAACAAAAGCAACGATTCCAAATATGACGAAAGCAGCAGTTCCAGTTATTACGCCTTCAGGGACGGATGACAGTATCACTGTTGTAAACGATAAAGTGCAAGAATATATTTTCAGAGCGTGTTTCCAAGATACCTTCCAAGGGGTTATCTTAGCAAACTTTGCCCAAGATAATTTGAAAGCGAAAAACGTTGTGATCATTGGTGATAACTCAAGTGACTACGCTATTGGACTCACAAAATCATTCAAAGATACATTCAAAGGCAAGATTGCCAAAGAAGAGACCTTTACAGCAGGAGACAAAGATTTCCAAGCCATCTTAACAAAAATCAAAGACCTTGATTACGATGCAATCTACATTCCAGGCTACTATGCAGAAGCTGGCTTGATCATCAAACAAGCGCGTGAAATGGGCATCGACAAACCAATTCTTGGAGCGGATGGATTTGGTGATGAAAAATTAGTTGAAATCGCTGGTGCGAAAAATGTATCTGAAGTTTATTACACAGGTCATTTCTCAGAAAAAGCGCCTGCAACAGACAAAGTAACACCATTTGTAGATGCATTCAAGAAAAAATATGACAAACAACCATCTGCTTTCAACGCTTTAGGCTATGACTCAGTTTACATGTTGAAACAAGCAATGGAAGATAAAGATTCAGCAGATTCAAAAGACATTACAGCAGGTTTGGCTTCATTAAAAGACTTTGTTGGTGTAACAGGAAAAATGACGATGGATAAAGATCACAATCCTGAAAAATCTGCGGTTGTACTAGGCTTAACAGAAGGAAAAGAAACATCTGCGGATGCTGTAAATCCTTAAATATACACTAAATGATTGAAACTAAAAGAGGGTGAGACAAGGTTCTGCGTTTTGTCCATCCTCTTTTTCCTTTAAGCAAACAGCACTTATTCTAAAATATTGGAAGTGATAAACATGGAAGTAGTTATCCAACAACTAGTCAATGGACTTTTTCTAGGTAGTATTTATGCGCTATTGGCATTAGGGTACACAATGGTGTACGGAATCATCAAATTGATCAACTTTGCCCATGGAGAAATCTATATGTTAGGTGGATTTATGGGGTATTTCTTTATTAATAAATTAAGTTTAGGGTTCTTCCCAGCCTTGATTTTATCAATGGTAGGAGCTGCCGTGATCGGTGTTGTCATCGAGTTTTTAGCCTACCGACCACTAAGGAAATCAACAAGGATCGCTGCACTTATTACAGCAATCGGTGTGTCATTTTTATTACAAAACGGCATGATTTATTGGTTAGGACCAGAAAAGAAATCATTTCCTCAAGCAATTGAATTTAAAAATTATCAACTAGGGTTTATCCAAATTTCAAATATTCAAGTTCTTATTTTAGTTATCTCCCTAGTGTTGATGATTGCCTTACAATTAATCGTCAAAAAAACAAAGATGGGAAAAGCAATGCGAGCAGTTTCAGTGGATGCGGATGCAGCACAATTGATGGGGATCAATGTCAATCGCACAATTTCATTTACATTTGCTTTAGGTTCAGCGTTAGCAGCAGCGGCAGGCATGCTGATAGGCTTGTATTATAATTCTATCGATCCAATGATGGGGGTTGTTCCAGGCCTTAAATCATTTGTTGCCGCAGTGTTAGGTGGGATTGGAATCATCCCTGGTGCAGCACTTGGTGGCTTTGTGATTGGTTTGTTAGAAACAATTACGATTGCACTTGGTTTTTCAGATTATAAAGATGCGGTGGTATACGCATTGTTAATCATCATATTATTGATTCGTCCTGCTGGTATCCTCGGCAAGAACATCAAAGAGAAAGTGTAGGTGGTAAGTATGAAAAAGAATTTGAAATATAACTTCGTTTGGCTTTTACTTGCCGCATTAGCGTATGCTTTTATCTATGTATTATATGTTACAGGTGTTATTACACCATTCACTGAATATACCTTGATTACGATTGGAATCAATATTATGTTGGCGTTAGGATTGAATTTGATTATTGGTTTTTCAGGTCAGTTTTCTTTAGGGCATGCTGGTTTTATGGCAATCGGGGCTTATAGTGCAGCGATCATGTCCGTTAAGTATCCTACAATGGGTGGTTTTTTTAGTGGGATTTTACTAGGAATCTTTTTATCTGGGATCGTGGCATTATTAGTTGGGATTCCAACATTGAGATTAAAAGGCGATTACTTAGCGATTGCAACTTTAGGAATTTCTGAGATTATTCGAATCATTATTATTAACATGAAAGATATCACGAATGGCCCTGCTGGAATCTTTGGTATTCCCCCAATGGTCAATTGGTCGATGGTTTTTGGATTTGTGGTTATTGTGACCTTGATTATTGTTAATTTTATTCACAGTGGACCAGGACGCGCAACAATGGCAATCAGAGAAGATGAGATTGCGGCTGAATCAATGGGCGTTAATACGACTAAATATAAAGTAGTGGCGTTTATTATCGGTGCGGTTACAGCTAGTGTGGCAGGTGCTATTTATTCAAGTTATGTTCAAACGATTGCACCAAAAGATTTTGGCTTTATGAAGTCAATTGATATTCTGATCATCGTGGTTTTTGGTGGTATCGGTAGTGTGACAGGTACCTTTATTGCAGCCATTGTACTAGGAATTTTGAATATGTTTTTACAAGATGCAGGTGCATTAAGAATGATCATTTATGCATTGGCCTTGATCATTATCATGATTTTTAAACCAGGTGGATTACTTGGAACCTGGGAATTTTCAGTAAAAAAAATCTTCAAGAAAAAGGAGGATAAAACAAATGCCTCTATTGAACGTTAAGAACTTAACAAAAAATTTCGGAGGGCTAGCTGCCGTTTCAAATGTCAATCTTTCTTTAGAAACCAATGAATTGATTGGCTTGATCGGTCCTAATGGTGCTGGTAAAACAACGTTGTTTAATCTTTTGACCGGTGTTTATGAACCAAGTGAAGGGACCGTGACGTTAGACGTTTTAGGGAAAGAACATGTCTTAAACGGAATGAAACCCTATCATATTGCCGATATGGGCTTAAGCAGAACCTTCCAAAATATTCGTTTATTTAAAGATTTGACGGTTATGGATAATGTGTTGATCGCAATGAATAGTAAAAATAAAGAAGGCATCCTATCAAGTATTTTACGTTTGCCAAGTTTTTATAAAAAAGAAGCAGAAATGGAAAAGAAAGTACTAGAGCTGTTAGCAATTTTTGGCTTAGAGGATAAAGTTCAAACTCTAGCAAAAAATCTTCCTTATGGGGAACAAAGGCGTTTAGAAATTGTGCGTGCGTTAGCAACACAGCCTAAAGTATTATTTTTAGATGAACCGGCAGCTGGAATGAATCCACAAGAAACGGCGGATTTAACCGAACTAATCAGGAAAATCCAAAAAGAATTTCAAATAACAATTGTGTTGATCGAGCATGATATGAGTTTAGTCATGGAAGTTTGTCAAAGAATTTATGTGTTAGAATACGGCAGAATCATTGCTGAAGGGGAACCGGAAACAATCAAAAACGATCCTCGTGTAATCGAAGCATATCTTGGGGGGGAACTATAATGTTAACAATCGAAAATTTATCCGTTCATTATGGCGTAATCCAAGCTGTTCGTGACGTTAGTTTTAATGTAAAACAAGGTGAAATCGTATCATTGATCGGTGCCAATGGGGCTGGGAAAACGACGATTTTAAGGACGATTTCCGGATTGAATCGACCCTCAAATGGGACGATCACTTTTGAAGGGCAACTGATCCAAAAAATGCTTCCACAAAAAATTGTTGCCTCAGGATTGTGTCAAGTTCCGGAAGGTCGCCATGTTTTTGCTGGATTAACAGTTCAGGAAAATTTAGAAATGGGTGCCTTTTTGAGAAAAGATGGCGAGCTAAAGCAAGATTATGAGATGATTTTTGAACGATTTCCTATTTTGAAAGAACGGAAGAATCAAGATGCTGCTACTTTATCAGGTGGAGAACAACAAATGTTGGCTATGGGACGAGCGCTGATGTCCAAACCAAGATTATTGCTATTGGATGAACCATCGATGGGCTTAGCCCCCATTTTTATTCAAGAAATTTTTAATATCATAAAAGAAATCAATAAACAAGGAACAACCGTTTTACTAATTGAACAAAATGCTAAAATGGCACTTTCCATTGCAGATCGAGGCTATGTTTTAGAAACGGGCGAAGTTGTTTTAAGCGGTCCAGGAAAAGAGCTTCTTGAAAGTGAAGAAGTTAAAAAAGCCTATCTAGGAGGATAAAAGCATGAGTGTAAGTGATTTTATGACAAAAAATTTAGTCGTTGCTCAACCGGAAATGAAGATTTTTGATGCAGTAGATTTGATGAAAAAAAACAATATTCATCGTTTACCCGTAGTTAAAAATGAGCGCATAATTGGATTGATCACAGAAGGCACGATTCAATCTGCAATGCCGTCAAAAGCTACTAGCTTAAGCGTTTATGAAGTAAATTATCTACTTAACAAGACGACAGTAGCAGATATCATGGTAAAAGAGGTTCAAACCATTGAACCCGCCGCTTCTTTAGAAGATGGTATTTTTAAAATGCGTCAAAATAATATTGGTGTATTGCCTGTTGTAGACGGAAATGAGATGCTAGTCGGAATTATTACAAATAACGATATTTTCGATGCATTCTTAAAAATCACAGGCTACAACGATGGTGGGACGCGTGTTCAACTGCGCATTCCAGAAGACCACAAAGGCATTTTAGCGGATATCTCAAAGTTGCTAGCCGATAATGATTTTAGCATTTTGACGGTTGTCGTAAATCGTAAAGAGTTAGAAACCGTTATTGAGTTACAAATCGAAAGTCGTGAGACTAATCAAATTGAAAAAATTTTAAAAGAAGCTAATTATGATGTTTTTGAAGCAGTATTTATGTCAAAAAAAGTATAAAAAGTCACTAATAGCAAGAATTCACCAGAAAATTTTTACTGAAAAAGAGTTTGACTATTATATTGGCATGTGATAGTTTTATATAGTGTGGTAAGGAGAATCTCTTTTAATCACAATCAAATAGTAAAAGATTTAGCGTTTTACTATCTGTACATTATGTCCTAAAACAATAGGGGTTATTGTTGGTATGATTATTACAGAACATCTGTAATTAATTATAAATATTTAAGATAGGAGGAAAACAAATGAAAAAAGTTATTGGATTTATCGTGGCTGTTGTTGCGATGGTAAGCTTTGCTACACCAGCTTCTGCTGATGGAGCTATTTCAACAACAGAACAGTCTATTCTTAATGAATTGAATGCTGGTGTAACAATCGGCGGTAAAAAATTCAATTTTGATGCGGCTGAAACAAACGCAGCTGCAAATCACTTGAAACGTGTTGATTTAACACAAGCTCAAGCGGATGAGGCTGTAAAAAACATTCAAGCAGCACGTGGATTAGTTGAAAGTGTATCTGTTAATACATCAAGTGCTAATTCTCTTGCAAGTGCAATTAAATTATTGCCAGCTAACGTAATTTCTCAAGTACAAAATTACGCAGTTGCTGCTGGAAATGCTGTTGGCGTGAAAATTACTTTTGGTGGCGGAAGCTACTCAGCAGTAACAATCACAGATGCGAATGGCGCGCCTGTTTACAAAACTGGAACTCCAGTGAAAAACACAGGTTCTAATTACGCATTAAGCGGTATTACTTTTGGCTCATTGATCGTAGCTGCAGCAGGTGCAGTATTCGTGAGCAGAAAGAACAAACTAGCATAATATGAAACAACTAAAAAGAGTAGGGGCATTTATTTACATGCCTCTTCTCTTTATGTTTTTTGGCTATCTCATTATTTACATAATTGGCGCACCTGTCATTAATTTTGCTACTTCAGCAGTCGAATTGATTTCACTGAATGATGCTCCGGATTTTGAACAAAAAGGGACGAACCTTTTTGAACAAAGAAATGCAACAAAAGAGCAAACAACATCAGGAAAAGTAACCGATAAATCAGTAGATCAAACCACTGAGCAGACAACGGACCTCGTTGATCAAGAGTCAAAAGCAGCTGCGAATGGAAACGAAGTGACTAAAACGGGCGATTTAGCTTCTTCAAGTATGATCTATCCAGTAGGAGGAGATCAATTTGGTGAAGTAGTGATCGATAAAGTTGGAATTAATGAGCCATTATATTACGGAGATAGCGAAGAAATCTTGCGTTTAGGCGCAGGACAGTACATCGGCAGTATGATTCCAGGAGATCTTGGAGCGACGTTGATCGGCGGGCATAATCTGCCTTCTTTTGGGAAAATCTATTACTTAGAACCTGGTGATCAAGTCGAGGTCCATACTCATTATGGCGATTATACGTATCAAGTGACAGAAGTAAAGGTTGCGAATTATAAAGACTCAGCAATCAATACAAAGTTAGGCGACCGTTCAAAAAGATCACTGATTCTTTATACTTGTTATCCATTAGATGCGATTGGTTTAACACCAGAACGTGTTTTTGTTTCTGCAGACTATGTATCTGGACCAATCATTGATGAGAAGTCATAAAGGAGGAGAACCCGTCAGATGAAAAAAAGTGGTCATTTAATGAAAACTATCTCTCGCTATTTCATTGCTTTCTTATCTTCTGTATTTTTGTTTGCCTTTTTGATTTTATTGACCTTACGATTGACACTTTTTAGTGAAGGCTATATCGAAAAACAAGCAGTTAAAGCAGACTATTATTCAGAGTTGACTGAAGAAATCAATCGACAAATTGAAAATAGCGCTTTAGGAAGTAACATTCCAGAAGGTGTATTGCATCAATCAATCAGCAAAGAGTTAGTAAAAAAAGATGTAGATGCCTATTTTAAAGCGATGTACAATACTGGGACAAAATATTCGATTTCTAATGAAAAAGAGATTCAAACAACTGTTTCAACAGCAATCAGTCATTATATGAATGAGAAGGGCATCCAGACAACACCAGAATCAGAGGCGGCTGTCACGGGACTTTCAGAGAATGCTGTGAAAATTTATAAAGGCTATGTTGAGCTGCCGTTTTTAGTTTCTTACGGACGGAAAGTGATGAATTATAAATCAACATTAGTTATTTTTATGGTTGTTTGTGGTGTTTTATGGGCTTTACTAAGCTTTTCTCTCTATTCTTCGTTAAGAGGGTATGTCCATCGTTTATTTAGATACTGGGCTTATGTTTGGGTTGGTAGTGGCTTGATGATGCTTGTAGCTCCGGCAATTATCCTAATTCAGGGTACTTTAACGAGGCTTGGTATTCAGTCTAAGGCCATGTATGACTTTATCCAAACCTACTTATCAAGTTTTTTATGGCTTTTTATCGTTGTAGGAGCTGTTTCGATTGTAGCAGGTATTGTCTTTGGCTTACTTAGTGAAGTGAAGAGAAAGCAATTATTTAGTGTTTAAACTTAGAACAATTTGTGGAACAAAACGAAACTCGTTTTGCTCCACTTTCTTTTTTTCGTGTAACGTGATACCATAGATGCTTGGGAGGGATGAAGATGTCAAAGAAAAATAAAGATATAGAAGTAAAAATTGAAGAAACTGAAAAAAAAATCAATGGTGAGACAATTACAGTGAGTACTTTAACGATTGGCAAAAAAGAAATCGGTCAAGTTCTTGCACAAGAAGCAAAAAAATTTGCGGTTGTGATCGATGGACGCAATGAAGCGACTGTGAAAACGCTTGATGAAGCGATCGAATACGTGATTCGCCAATGGAATTTAAACGACTAAAATAAATAACAACTTTTTTTCGAAAAAGGCTTGCATTTTTGTTAAAAGTTTTGTATTATAACTAAGTCAGGTTTGTTACTAAAAACCTTTTGGAGGAATAGCGAAGTGGCTAAACGCGACGGACTGTAAATCCGTTCCTTAGGGTTCAGTGGTTCGAATCCACTTTCCTCCATTTCAACCTTTGGGGTATAGCCAAGCGGTAAGGCAACAGGTTTTGATCCTGTCATGCGTTGGTTCGAATCCAGCTACCCCAGTTTTTTTATGAGAACAACTCACTATGAGTTGTTCTTTTTTTGTCTAAAAAATCAGGGTGACTTCTGTTCTCTTTTTTCAAAATATGTGATAAAGTGGATAAAAAGCATGAGGAGTGAACCCGATGAATATTAAAGACAAAATAACTGAAACGGCAGAAAGAGTCTATGACTTAGCACGTGAAGGTAAATATGATGTGAAGGTCAATCTTTTTTCTAAAAAGAACAGTAAAGATAAAGCGACAGGTATCCAAGTTGTATCTACTCGAGATACAGCACATACAAAAAAATGGCGTGCTAAAAACCGCTAAATTAATCATAGGCTAAAACAACATCGATTATTTGTTGTTTTAGCCTATTTTCCTTTAATCTGGGTTATTTATCGATTTCTAGGCCCAGAACGGTCAGGTGACCGTTTCCAACCAGTTTAATAACAAGTCTAGCCAGATGGTTTGGCGACATGTCTGTGTCACTTGTGATCCACCAATGTAGGGTACCAATGAAGATAGAAGTCATATATTCAATGATAAAATCAATCGGTACTTCAATATCATTCTCCGTAATTTTCAACTTAGAAAAGATATCCGCATATTTTTCATAAATGATATCTGCTAACTTCTTGCGTAACAATTCATTTGAACTTCCATCCATGATCGTCAAAAAAAATTTTTTGTTTTTTTGAATATTAATATAAATGTGGGTGAGTAAGAATTCTATCTGTTTTACTTTGATGCGATTGCTGACGATGATCTGCTCCGTATCAATAACAGAAGTGAAAGCATTGATTGCAAAATCAAAAATTTGTTCATAAAGGTCTTGTTTGTCTTTGAAGTGAGCATAGAAAGTCGCACGATTGATCATTGCTTCGTCGGCGATGTCTTGAATCGTTATACAGTCATATCCTTTTTCCTCGACTAAGTGAAAGAAAGCTTCGATAATCATTTTGTGTGTTCGTTTTACTCGGAGGTCAGTTTTCTTTGACATAAAAATTTCCTTTCGAAATAATCAACAGTTTTTAAAAGTTTGTTGCTTATCTCACAAATTTGGGTGTTTTGCTTGTTGCATTTAAATTAGAATCTTTCTAAAATATACATAAGTATTATATCAGACACCTTGTAGGATAATCAACAAAGTGTTGTGAAATAAAAGGATATGGATTATAAGGAGATCAAACGTATGACAATCAGAGCAGGAATAGACGTTGGTTCAACAACTGTGAAATTAGTAATTATTGACGAAAAAAATCATACATTATTCGCCAAATACGAGCGACACTACTCCGATGTAAAAGCAGCAACCGAAAAAGTATTGAATGAAGCGATGAATGAGCTAGGCGAAGCAACGCCGATCACAATGACGATCACAGGGTCTGGTGGTATGGGACTAGCAGATGTTTTGAAGATATCGTTTGTTCAAGAAGTGATCGCCTGTACAAGAACAGTAGAAGAAATCATACCAGAAACGGATGTAGCGATCGAGCTAGGTGGTGAAGATGCCAAGATCACCTTTTTTGAAGGTGCCTTAGAGCAACGGATGAATGGTAGCTGTGCAGGAGGTACAGGCGCTTTTATCGATCAAATGGCAGTTTTGTTGAAAACAGATGCAAATGGTGTCAATGAATTGGCTAAAAACTATCAAACAATCTATCCAATTGCCTCAAGGTGCGGTGTGTTTGCTAAGACTGATGTGCAGCCGTTGATCAATGAAGGGGCAGCGAAAGAAGATATTTCTGCCAGTATTTTTCAAGCAGTCGTCAATCAAACGATTGCGGGACTTGCAGCTGGTCGTAAGATCAAAGGGAAGATCGCTTTTTTAGGTGGGCCATTGTTCTTTATGTCAGAACTTAGAAAACGATTCATTGAAACCTTGGATGTAAAACCAGAAGATGTGATATTTCCAGAAAATCCTCAATTATTTGTGGCAATGGGCGCGGCGATTTATTCTGAAGGAGCTAATCCAACCACCTTAGCTGAGTTGATCCACCGTTTAACCAAAGGCGATGAAGAACAATTAAAGCCGACTGATACGTTAGAACCATTATTTCAAAATGAAGA is a window encoding:
- a CDS encoding DUF2969 domain-containing protein, producing the protein MSKKNKDIEVKIEETEKKINGETITVSTLTIGKKEIGQVLAQEAKKFAVVIDGRNEATVKTLDEAIEYVIRQWNLND
- a CDS encoding TetR/AcrR family transcriptional regulator, yielding MSKKTDLRVKRTHKMIIEAFFHLVEEKGYDCITIQDIADEAMINRATFYAHFKDKQDLYEQIFDFAINAFTSVIDTEQIIVSNRIKVKQIEFLLTHIYINIQKNKKFFLTIMDGSSNELLRKKLADIIYEKYADIFSKLKITENDIEVPIDFIIEYMTSIFIGTLHWWITSDTDMSPNHLARLVIKLVGNGHLTVLGLEIDK
- a CDS encoding class D sortase, producing the protein MPLLFMFFGYLIIYIIGAPVINFATSAVELISLNDAPDFEQKGTNLFEQRNATKEQTTSGKVTDKSVDQTTEQTTDLVDQESKAAANGNEVTKTGDLASSSMIYPVGGDQFGEVVIDKVGINEPLYYGDSEEILRLGAGQYIGSMIPGDLGATLIGGHNLPSFGKIYYLEPGDQVEVHTHYGDYTYQVTEVKVANYKDSAINTKLGDRSKRSLILYTCYPLDAIGLTPERVFVSADYVSGPIIDEKS
- a CDS encoding branched-chain amino acid ABC transporter permease; amino-acid sequence: MEVVIQQLVNGLFLGSIYALLALGYTMVYGIIKLINFAHGEIYMLGGFMGYFFINKLSLGFFPALILSMVGAAVIGVVIEFLAYRPLRKSTRIAALITAIGVSFLLQNGMIYWLGPEKKSFPQAIEFKNYQLGFIQISNIQVLILVISLVLMIALQLIVKKTKMGKAMRAVSVDADAAQLMGINVNRTISFTFALGSALAAAAGMLIGLYYNSIDPMMGVVPGLKSFVAAVLGGIGIIPGAALGGFVIGLLETITIALGFSDYKDAVVYALLIIILLIRPAGILGKNIKEKV
- a CDS encoding ABC transporter ATP-binding protein; this encodes MLTIENLSVHYGVIQAVRDVSFNVKQGEIVSLIGANGAGKTTILRTISGLNRPSNGTITFEGQLIQKMLPQKIVASGLCQVPEGRHVFAGLTVQENLEMGAFLRKDGELKQDYEMIFERFPILKERKNQDAATLSGGEQQMLAMGRALMSKPRLLLLDEPSMGLAPIFIQEIFNIIKEINKQGTTVLLIEQNAKMALSIADRGYVLETGEVVLSGPGKELLESEEVKKAYLGG
- a CDS encoding ABC transporter substrate-binding protein yields the protein MKKFSFLFASLFLLAACGPTAGGGASGGGNKVEGDTIKIGMNMELSGDVSAYGNAEKEGITLAVEEINEAGGVLGKKLELIEKDNKSENGEATSVAANLTAKDKVVAVVGPATSGATKATIPNMTKAAVPVITPSGTDDSITVVNDKVQEYIFRACFQDTFQGVILANFAQDNLKAKNVVIIGDNSSDYAIGLTKSFKDTFKGKIAKEETFTAGDKDFQAILTKIKDLDYDAIYIPGYYAEAGLIIKQAREMGIDKPILGADGFGDEKLVEIAGAKNVSEVYYTGHFSEKAPATDKVTPFVDAFKKKYDKQPSAFNALGYDSVYMLKQAMEDKDSADSKDITAGLASLKDFVGVTGKMTMDKDHNPEKSAVVLGLTEGKETSADAVNP
- a CDS encoding branched-chain amino acid ABC transporter permease → MKKNLKYNFVWLLLAALAYAFIYVLYVTGVITPFTEYTLITIGINIMLALGLNLIIGFSGQFSLGHAGFMAIGAYSAAIMSVKYPTMGGFFSGILLGIFLSGIVALLVGIPTLRLKGDYLAIATLGISEIIRIIIINMKDITNGPAGIFGIPPMVNWSMVFGFVVIVTLIIVNFIHSGPGRATMAIREDEIAAESMGVNTTKYKVVAFIIGAVTASVAGAIYSSYVQTIAPKDFGFMKSIDILIIVVFGGIGSVTGTFIAAIVLGILNMFLQDAGALRMIIYALALIIIMIFKPGGLLGTWEFSVKKIFKKKEDKTNASIER
- a CDS encoding CBS domain-containing protein — encoded protein: MSVSDFMTKNLVVAQPEMKIFDAVDLMKKNNIHRLPVVKNERIIGLITEGTIQSAMPSKATSLSVYEVNYLLNKTTVADIMVKEVQTIEPAASLEDGIFKMRQNNIGVLPVVDGNEMLVGIITNNDIFDAFLKITGYNDGGTRVQLRIPEDHKGILADISKLLADNDFSILTVVVNRKELETVIELQIESRETNQIEKILKEANYDVFEAVFMSKKV
- a CDS encoding ABC transporter ATP-binding protein encodes the protein MPLLNVKNLTKNFGGLAAVSNVNLSLETNELIGLIGPNGAGKTTLFNLLTGVYEPSEGTVTLDVLGKEHVLNGMKPYHIADMGLSRTFQNIRLFKDLTVMDNVLIAMNSKNKEGILSSILRLPSFYKKEAEMEKKVLELLAIFGLEDKVQTLAKNLPYGEQRRLEIVRALATQPKVLFLDEPAAGMNPQETADLTELIRKIQKEFQITIVLIEHDMSLVMEVCQRIYVLEYGRIIAEGEPETIKNDPRVIEAYLGGEL